The window TAGCGGGTTTGGGACAATTTTTCCGCTGGGGGCGTGCAACACTCGACAACTGACCAGCCCAGAATTGCCGCTGCTTCCTCAAACCGGTTTTGGGCGTGGGGATGTCGCTGCAAATCCAAGCCCATGCCGGCGGTCTGGGAACCCTGTCCCGGAAACACCCAGGCGGTTTTCATGCCCGCAACCGACTGAACAACTGCTGGACTTTTTCCCAGCTATCGGCTGCCGCTTGGGGGTCGTAACTATCTCGCTCGTTGCAGAAAAAGCCGTGGTCAGCGTCGTAGCGGAAAACTTGGTGGTCGATGTTGTGCTTTTTCAATTCCTGTTCAATTGCGTCGGCCTGCTCGTTGGGAATCAGCGGGTCGCGGGTGCCAAAGAAACACCAGATAGTGCCCTTGATGTCTTTGGTGCGGGTGATGGTGGGGGGGCCGCCGCCCGGTGTCATGGTGGCAATGCCGCCGCCGTAGAACGAAGCCGTCACCTGTACATCTGGCAACGTCGCCGCCAAGTACACTACATGCCCGCCAAAGCAGAACCCAATCGTTCCGAAGCGCGTGACGCCGAATTCCCGTTTCAGGTAATCAATGGTCGCCTGGATGTCGCTTAGTAATTCATCCGCCTTAGTCATGTCTTTGTATTTACGTCCCAGCTCCATATCCGCCGGCGAATAGCCCACCTCAAACCCCGGCGCGTAGCGTTGATAAATACTAGGGGCGATGGCGATGTATCCCAGTCGGGCAATGCGTTCGGTGACATCGCGAATGTGGGCATTAACCCCGAAAATTTCCTGAATCACGATGATGCCTGGGTATGTGCCGGTTTCGGTCGGTCGGGCCAGATAGCTATCAATCCGCAAGTCTTGGTTCGGCACCTGCACCCATTGGGTTGTGATGTCCATGGCTATCCCTCCGCTTGCCCATGCCCGCTTGTATTGTACCGGAGAAATTACCGTAGAGAGAGAAGGAGCGAGACCGGCATGGATGAGAGCTACTGGCGACAGGGAGCCGACATAAGCCTCACGATCACCGACTTGAATGACCAGGGCGAGGGTGTGGGGCGCTGGCAAGAGCGAGTCGTTTTTGTGCCGGATACTGCGCCAGGGGATCAAGTGCTCGTGCGATTGGTTTGGGTGAAACCAAATT of the Gloeomargarita sp. SKYB120 genome contains:
- a CDS encoding dienelactone hydrolase family protein; its protein translation is MDITTQWVQVPNQDLRIDSYLARPTETGTYPGIIVIQEIFGVNAHIRDVTERIARLGYIAIAPSIYQRYAPGFEVGYSPADMELGRKYKDMTKADELLSDIQATIDYLKREFGVTRFGTIGFCFGGHVVYLAATLPDVQVTASFYGGGIATMTPGGGPPTITRTKDIKGTIWCFFGTRDPLIPNEQADAIEQELKKHNIDHQVFRYDADHGFFCNERDSYDPQAAADSWEKVQQLFSRLRA